One Halanaerobiales bacterium DNA segment encodes these proteins:
- a CDS encoding HU family DNA-binding protein: MTKTELIDVVAEKTGLTKKDCGEVINTTLETVEGYLSDEAKKDEDKRDNVQIIGFGTFEAKDRSSRKGRNPQTGEEITIPARTVPVFRAGKSFKDAVNNN; the protein is encoded by the coding sequence ATGACAAAAACTGAACTTATTGATGTTGTTGCAGAAAAAACTGGTTTAACTAAAAAAGATTGTGGTGAAGTTATTAATACCACTCTTGAAACCGTAGAAGGTTATTTAAGTGATGAAGCTAAAAAAGATGAAGATAAGAGAGACAATGTGCAAATTATTGGTTTTGGTACTTTCGAAGCTAAAGATCGTAGCTCACGCAAAGGGCGTAATCCACAAACAGGTGAAGAAATTACTATTCCTGCTAGAACAGTACCTGTTTTTAGAGCTGGTAAATCATTCAAAGACGCAGTAAATAATAATTAA